A single Paratractidigestivibacter faecalis DNA region contains:
- the rapZ gene encoding RNase adapter RapZ yields MGDSQSMRVAEIRNRVPDVVVITGMSGSGRTQALHVFEDMGYFCIDNLPPRLMLQLAELVGINSGVGRHLAVTCDLRSQGLFDEITESLSQLREHELSCQVVFLDTSDEVLMRRYDENRRRHPLAKPGESLASAISRERAQLSAVRDAADLVIDTSKLRTQALRTRLRRAFSELTDQQLMEVSVFSFGFKHGMPVEADLMIDVRFLPNPFYDPEMRRLTGNDRKVADFVLNNEVTSKFLEAWYQLLDVAMPGYVAEGKSHLSIAVGCTGGQHRSVAIANATAAYLEKAGYHVSLSHRDLSLANVRTS; encoded by the coding sequence ATAGCCAGAGCATGCGCGTGGCGGAGATCCGCAACCGCGTCCCGGACGTCGTCGTGATCACCGGCATGAGCGGCAGCGGCCGCACGCAGGCGCTCCACGTCTTCGAGGACATGGGCTACTTCTGCATAGACAACCTGCCGCCGCGCCTCATGCTCCAGCTGGCCGAGCTCGTGGGCATCAACTCGGGCGTGGGCCGCCACCTGGCCGTCACGTGCGACCTGCGCAGCCAGGGCCTCTTTGACGAGATTACGGAGTCCCTCTCGCAGCTGCGCGAGCACGAGCTCTCCTGCCAGGTGGTCTTCCTGGACACCTCCGACGAGGTCCTCATGCGCCGCTACGACGAGAACCGCCGCCGCCACCCGCTGGCCAAGCCCGGCGAGTCCCTTGCCAGCGCCATCTCCCGCGAGCGCGCCCAGCTTTCTGCGGTGCGCGACGCCGCCGACCTGGTCATCGACACCAGTAAGCTGCGCACGCAGGCCCTGCGCACCCGCCTGCGCCGCGCGTTCTCGGAGCTCACCGACCAGCAGCTCATGGAGGTCTCGGTCTTCTCGTTTGGCTTCAAGCACGGCATGCCCGTGGAGGCCGACCTCATGATCGACGTGCGCTTCCTGCCCAACCCGTTCTACGACCCCGAGATGCGCCGCCTCACCGGCAACGACCGCAAGGTGGCGGACTTCGTGCTCAACAACGAGGTCACGTCCAAGTTCCTGGAAGCCTGGTACCAGCTGCTGGACGTGGCCATGCCCGGCTACGTGGCGGAGGGCAAGAGCCACCTCTCCATTGCCGTGGGCTGCACGGGCGGCCAGCACAGGAGCGTGGCCATCGCCAACGCCACGGCCGCCTACCTGGAGAAGGCCGGCTACCATGTGAGCCTCTCCCACCGCGACCTGTCCCTGGCCAACGTGAGGACGAGCTAG
- the whiA gene encoding DNA-binding protein WhiA: protein MSFTAEVKDELSRLEDRDKSAQLAQLSALMRVCGTLSFRGSGRYSIRIATETGAVARTVIKMTHKLFDLDTALTVRRSVLHKTRNYLIEMPEQDELADALLELSILAPGHGLAAGVPTRLLGSRASRCAFVRGAFMAGGFIADPRGDFHLEIAVTGEEFAQGLVAVMGTLGVAARLNRRRGAFAIYVKSFEDIVTLLVAMGAGRMARVVRVAQAKKSVKNDVNRRVNAEMANQARSTGAAVAQLELIDRAEKTIGLASLPPALRAFCEARRENPELSLAALGQEMDPPASKSAMYHRVLRLQQLVDEAKS from the coding sequence ATGTCGTTTACCGCCGAGGTCAAAGACGAGCTCTCCCGCCTTGAGGACCGCGACAAGAGCGCGCAGCTGGCGCAGCTCTCCGCCCTCATGCGGGTCTGCGGCACGCTCTCCTTCAGGGGCAGCGGCCGCTACTCCATCCGCATAGCCACCGAGACGGGCGCCGTCGCGCGCACCGTCATCAAGATGACGCACAAGCTCTTTGACCTGGACACGGCCCTCACCGTGCGCAGGAGCGTCCTGCACAAGACCAGGAACTACCTCATAGAGATGCCCGAGCAGGACGAGCTGGCAGACGCCCTCCTTGAGCTGAGCATCCTCGCGCCGGGCCACGGCCTGGCCGCGGGCGTGCCCACGCGTCTTTTGGGCAGCCGCGCCTCGCGCTGCGCCTTCGTGCGCGGCGCCTTCATGGCTGGCGGCTTCATCGCGGACCCACGCGGGGACTTCCACCTGGAGATCGCCGTGACGGGGGAGGAGTTTGCCCAGGGCCTGGTCGCCGTCATGGGGACGCTGGGCGTGGCGGCGCGCCTCAACCGCCGCCGCGGCGCCTTTGCCATCTACGTCAAGAGCTTCGAGGACATCGTCACGCTGCTGGTGGCCATGGGCGCCGGGAGGATGGCGCGCGTGGTCAGGGTGGCGCAGGCAAAGAAGTCCGTGAAGAACGACGTCAACCGCCGCGTCAACGCCGAGATGGCCAACCAGGCGCGCTCCACCGGCGCCGCCGTGGCCCAGCTCGAGCTCATAGACCGCGCCGAGAAGACCATCGGCCTCGCCTCTCTGCCGCCTGCACTGCGGGCCTTCTGCGAGGCACGTCGGGAAAACCCCGAGCTTAGCCTCGCTGCCCTCGGGCAGGAGATGGACCCGCCCGCGTCCAAGTCGGCGATGTACCACCGGGTTCTTCGCCTGCAGCAGCTCGTGGACGAAGCGAAATCGTAA
- a CDS encoding creatininase family protein — protein MLLEKSTWPAVEAYFANSDLVVLGFGSTENHGRHNPLGTDWMAPQRIVDLMDERRPEVLYGPTLRLGSADHFIDYPGTLSLGDDLLHQVAARICGQLYHYGARHFCFVNGHGGNTRALTMTGYELNDRGCQVALLNWWKLAGELNPAWGGGHGGAQETSADLWIDPESVDMTALGPMGLVDDGGSNIKTQGFDVVEFEGVHPSLIRRARRYATNGWIGKDDPRQASAEWGEQMLTAFADWAVKFVDAFAQSPLPPQVDR, from the coding sequence TTGCTTCTCGAGAAATCTACGTGGCCAGCTGTTGAGGCCTACTTCGCAAACAGCGACCTAGTTGTTCTTGGTTTTGGCAGCACGGAGAATCATGGACGGCATAATCCCCTGGGTACCGATTGGATGGCACCCCAGAGGATAGTGGACCTTATGGATGAGCGTCGCCCTGAAGTTCTCTATGGGCCGACGCTTCGACTTGGGTCTGCCGACCACTTCATCGATTATCCCGGAACATTGTCCCTTGGGGACGACCTTCTGCACCAGGTCGCCGCGCGCATCTGCGGTCAGCTCTACCATTACGGCGCTCGGCACTTCTGCTTCGTCAACGGTCATGGCGGCAACACCCGCGCCCTTACCATGACCGGCTATGAGCTCAATGACCGCGGCTGCCAAGTAGCGCTTCTTAACTGGTGGAAGCTGGCAGGCGAACTTAACCCCGCATGGGGCGGCGGCCACGGTGGCGCGCAGGAGACTTCGGCAGATCTCTGGATAGACCCAGAATCCGTGGATATGACGGCTCTTGGACCCATGGGCCTTGTGGATGACGGCGGAAGCAATATCAAGACGCAGGGGTTTGACGTTGTGGAGTTTGAGGGGGTTCACCCGTCGCTCATTCGTCGTGCTCGCAGGTACGCAACGAATGGGTGGATTGGGAAGGACGATCCCAGGCAGGCATCCGCTGAGTGGGGGGAGCAGATGCTCACCGCCTTTGCGGACTGGGCAGTCAAGTTTGTGGACGCTTTTGCTCAGTCCCCGCTTCCTCCCCAGGTGGATCGTTAG
- a CDS encoding ABC transporter substrate-binding protein gives MDHSMNRRTFIKGGAAAVAATSLAACGQRSSGGGKPSGGTINYAITNPTSIDPFDIEEFYGAAVASQLFDQLTTYDYDTEEIKPSVAESWESSDEAATWTFRIKQGLKFHDGSDVTAKSFQYAWNRLCNPKTTVAPSVVSYHLAMVKGYDDVVNGKAEELEGLSCPDDYTLKVELDEPYADFPFVVSCAPLSPIPDCAKGNFDTYSKSPVGNGPLQMDGAWNDGQYINMTRYEGYAGDRPVKCDAIRYNIYKDTTTAYREFEAGNLDICDIPAGRVKETVDKYGQSDDGYTTSPNKQTLVGEVLYTEYLAYNVNDPVLSDKRVRQAMSLAINRQNLCDTLYEGFAKPAGDIVPPGIKGNDETTWQYCGYDVDKANKLLDEAGYPAGPDGMRGIELTVMVSSNVKTDESEILQSDWKAVGIEVTIDQKEYATMLDDYIAGNFQIGFRGWTADYPIMDNFLQPLMYTGVGDNVSHYSNADFDAKLDEARRTVDESERIQLMHEADVIAAEDMPIIPMLHKTLNKVTSNKFTNIKVNAARLPELQNATLAK, from the coding sequence ATGGATCACTCGATGAATCGTCGTACCTTCATCAAGGGCGGAGCCGCCGCAGTTGCGGCAACCAGTCTTGCCGCCTGCGGGCAGCGTTCGTCCGGCGGCGGGAAGCCCTCCGGCGGGACCATCAACTATGCAATCACGAACCCCACGTCGATCGACCCCTTCGACATTGAGGAGTTCTATGGCGCAGCCGTTGCTTCCCAGCTCTTCGACCAGCTCACGACCTACGACTATGACACGGAAGAGATCAAGCCCAGCGTTGCCGAGTCGTGGGAGTCGTCCGACGAAGCAGCGACGTGGACGTTCCGTATCAAGCAGGGGCTCAAGTTCCATGACGGTTCCGATGTGACGGCCAAGTCGTTCCAGTACGCGTGGAACCGACTTTGCAACCCCAAAACCACCGTGGCGCCTTCCGTGGTCTCGTACCACCTCGCAATGGTCAAGGGCTACGACGATGTGGTAAATGGAAAGGCCGAGGAGCTTGAGGGGCTTTCTTGCCCCGATGATTACACCCTCAAGGTTGAGCTCGACGAGCCCTACGCCGACTTCCCCTTCGTTGTGTCCTGCGCACCCCTCTCGCCCATTCCCGACTGCGCCAAGGGCAACTTCGATACTTACTCCAAGTCGCCCGTAGGCAATGGCCCCCTCCAGATGGACGGCGCCTGGAACGATGGCCAGTACATCAACATGACGCGCTATGAGGGCTACGCCGGCGACAGGCCCGTCAAATGCGACGCCATCCGCTACAACATCTACAAGGACACAACTACGGCATATCGCGAGTTTGAGGCCGGCAACCTCGACATTTGCGACATCCCGGCAGGACGCGTCAAAGAGACGGTAGACAAGTACGGCCAGTCGGATGACGGCTACACCACCTCCCCCAACAAGCAGACGTTGGTCGGCGAGGTTCTGTACACGGAGTACCTCGCGTACAACGTCAACGATCCCGTCCTCTCTGACAAGAGGGTTCGCCAGGCAATGTCGCTCGCCATTAACCGCCAGAACCTCTGCGACACGCTGTACGAGGGCTTCGCAAAGCCCGCAGGCGACATCGTCCCGCCGGGAATCAAGGGCAACGACGAGACCACGTGGCAGTACTGCGGCTACGACGTCGACAAGGCCAACAAGCTTCTTGACGAGGCGGGCTATCCCGCTGGCCCTGACGGGATGCGCGGAATCGAACTCACCGTCATGGTGTCTTCCAACGTCAAGACGGATGAGAGCGAGATCCTTCAGAGCGACTGGAAGGCGGTGGGCATCGAGGTGACCATCGACCAGAAGGAATACGCAACGATGCTCGACGACTACATTGCCGGCAACTTCCAGATTGGCTTCCGCGGCTGGACGGCGGACTACCCCATCATGGACAACTTCCTGCAGCCCCTCATGTACACCGGCGTGGGCGATAACGTCTCGCACTACTCCAACGCAGATTTCGACGCCAAGCTTGACGAGGCGAGAAGGACCGTCGACGAGAGCGAGCGTATCCAGCTTATGCACGAGGCGGACGTGATTGCTGCCGAGGATATGCCCATCATCCCCATGCTGCACAAGACGCTGAACAAGGTGACCTCGAATAAGTTCACCAACATCAAGGTCAACGCCGCGCGCCTGCCCGAGCTGCAAAACGCAACGCTTGCGAAGTAG
- a CDS encoding creatininase family protein, whose product MYMARSTWTQVRDYFKRHDLVIIGVGSTECHGRHNPLGTDTMAPDRILELLEVRDGTYLVAPTLPYGATDDLVGYPGTVSLGVQGLYDVLSSITRQLVSYGARRFVFLNGHGGNVKSLSMVSMDLNDAGCLAAVVNWWKVAPQLNPAWGGGHGGAMETSANLAIDPASVDMSQVTDEGLLNDIGEDMPSCGWNTVSFGGAEVEFPRRLARFASSGWVAEGHEDHPSGASAELGTAMLEGTATWLQGFTHALEAEELPQPIDFSHETDRLDR is encoded by the coding sequence ATGTACATGGCGAGAAGCACTTGGACACAGGTTCGTGATTACTTTAAGAGGCATGACCTGGTGATTATTGGGGTCGGCTCGACCGAGTGCCACGGCAGGCACAATCCGCTGGGCACCGACACCATGGCGCCAGACAGAATCCTCGAGCTGTTGGAAGTGCGTGATGGAACATATCTCGTTGCGCCGACCCTTCCCTATGGTGCGACGGATGACCTTGTTGGGTATCCGGGCACGGTGAGCCTTGGCGTGCAGGGGCTCTACGATGTCCTCTCGAGCATCACGCGGCAGCTGGTCAGCTACGGCGCGCGTCGCTTTGTCTTCCTTAACGGCCATGGCGGCAACGTGAAGTCGCTCTCGATGGTGTCAATGGATCTGAACGACGCCGGGTGCCTCGCGGCAGTTGTCAACTGGTGGAAGGTGGCTCCGCAGCTTAACCCGGCATGGGGCGGCGGGCATGGCGGCGCCATGGAGACGAGCGCCAATCTCGCCATTGATCCCGCTTCCGTCGACATGTCGCAGGTGACCGACGAGGGCCTGCTCAACGACATCGGAGAGGATATGCCCTCGTGCGGCTGGAACACCGTGAGCTTTGGCGGAGCCGAGGTCGAGTTCCCACGCCGGCTTGCGCGTTTTGCGAGTTCCGGGTGGGTTGCCGAGGGGCATGAGGACCACCCGAGTGGCGCCAGCGCAGAGCTTGGCACCGCGATGCTCGAGGGCACGGCAACGTGGCTCCAGGGCTTTACGCACGCCTTGGAGGCCGAGGAGCTGCCCCAACCGATCGACTTCTCCCACGAGACGGACCGCCTCGACCGCTAA
- a CDS encoding creatininase family protein, producing the protein MRIELSTWPAVEDYFQRGNDLVVMAIGSTEEHGRHNPLGTDTLAPNLLLDKIEAALGKDVLIAPTIPFGNADDLLGFPGTLSIGYDLLRSLVRTLSMQLYDYGARRFLFINGHGPNIKPISSVCEELNRRGCLAARADWWLMAGELNPAWRGGHGGAEETAAVMAVDPSLVDVSEIGPMALANDISDELPTSGWDNVEFKGAHVAVPRDACRYAGNGWIGPDDPVLADSEWGGQMMDGVAEYLVDFIGALGRAPLPAPMPVRTTKAYSEVGNK; encoded by the coding sequence ATGCGCATCGAACTAAGTACTTGGCCTGCGGTCGAAGACTACTTCCAGCGGGGAAACGATCTTGTCGTCATGGCAATAGGAAGCACGGAGGAGCACGGCAGGCACAACCCGCTGGGAACAGACACCCTCGCTCCCAACCTGCTGCTCGACAAGATCGAGGCCGCCCTTGGCAAGGACGTTCTCATCGCTCCAACAATTCCCTTCGGCAACGCCGATGACCTCCTGGGGTTCCCGGGAACGCTCTCGATAGGCTACGACCTTCTCCGTTCGCTGGTCCGGACGCTCAGCATGCAGCTCTATGACTACGGCGCGCGAAGGTTCCTCTTCATAAACGGCCACGGGCCCAACATCAAGCCCATCTCAAGCGTGTGCGAGGAGCTTAACCGGCGCGGGTGCCTTGCCGCCAGGGCGGATTGGTGGCTCATGGCCGGCGAGCTCAACCCCGCATGGCGCGGGGGACATGGCGGGGCGGAGGAGACGGCTGCCGTGATGGCCGTCGACCCCTCGCTGGTGGACGTCTCCGAGATCGGCCCCATGGCCTTGGCAAACGATATCTCAGACGAGCTTCCCACCTCTGGATGGGACAACGTTGAGTTTAAGGGGGCCCACGTTGCGGTCCCCCGCGATGCCTGCCGCTATGCTGGCAACGGCTGGATAGGCCCCGATGACCCGGTTCTTGCCGACTCTGAGTGGGGAGGCCAGATGATGGACGGCGTCGCCGAGTACCTCGTCGACTTCATCGGAGCCCTCGGGCGTGCCCCGCTTCCAGCGCCCATGCCTGTCCGCACGACCAAGGCATACAGCGAAGTCGGCAACAAGTGA